From one bacterium genomic stretch:
- the mltG gene encoding endolytic transglycosylase MltG — MRFLRTRAQRFILAAFILLLALSSWFYVKVSNYYNAERVLAAPVYIDVTEGMGAKSLAKLLAKSGAGPWELGNTLSMRLYGKPSGFKAGHYSFAGTMTLRQMLSDIYAGRVSMVDVTFPEGYTLRQMAPILEAAGVTGAAGFIAVATDPATPRRFDLPGDSLEGFLFPDTYRFARGLKPLKVVEAMVGRFKVVAKELGFIGRGDLYRTVILASIIEKETGKGEERPLIASVFENRLKIGMTLGSDPTVIYGIPDFDGNLRKVDLLRDAPYNTYVRKGLPPGPIANPGKESLQAVLNPAKTKYLYFVGKGDGSHYFSTSLAEHNRAVSKYQLKGKK; from the coding sequence ATGCGTTTTCTAAGGACAAGAGCGCAGAGGTTTATCCTCGCGGCCTTTATTTTGCTCCTCGCCCTTTCGAGCTGGTTCTATGTAAAGGTGTCGAACTATTACAACGCCGAAAGGGTGCTCGCCGCCCCTGTCTATATCGACGTTACCGAGGGAATGGGCGCGAAGTCGCTTGCGAAACTGCTGGCGAAGTCGGGGGCGGGGCCGTGGGAGCTGGGCAACACCCTTTCCATGCGCCTTTACGGCAAGCCTTCGGGTTTCAAGGCCGGTCACTACTCCTTCGCGGGCACGATGACGCTCAGGCAGATGCTTTCGGACATTTACGCCGGGCGCGTCTCTATGGTGGACGTGACCTTTCCCGAGGGGTACACCCTTCGCCAGATGGCCCCGATACTCGAAGCGGCGGGGGTAACCGGCGCTGCCGGTTTCATAGCTGTCGCGACCGATCCCGCTACCCCGAGGCGTTTTGACCTGCCCGGCGACAGTCTCGAAGGGTTTTTGTTTCCCGACACCTACCGCTTCGCAAGGGGGCTAAAGCCCCTGAAGGTCGTCGAGGCGATGGTGGGCCGTTTCAAGGTCGTAGCGAAGGAGCTGGGCTTCATCGGGCGAGGTGACCTTTACCGCACGGTGATTCTCGCCTCCATCATCGAGAAGGAGACGGGGAAGGGAGAGGAAAGGCCGCTAATCGCCTCCGTCTTCGAGAACAGGCTTAAGATCGGGATGACCCTGGGCAGCGATCCGACGGTCATCTACGGAATCCCCGATTTCGACGGGAACCTGCGGAAGGTGGACCTCCTTCGGGACGCGCCTTATAATACATATGTAAGAAAGGGGCTGCCGCCCGGCCCCATCGCCAACCCGGGAAAAGAAAGTTTACAGGCGGTGCTGAATCCAGCCAAAACCAAGTATCTTTATTTCGTCGGCAAGGGCGACGGCAGCCACTATTTCTCCACCTCCCTTGCGGAGCACAACAGGGCGGTCAGCAAATACCAGTTGAAAGGTAAAAAGTGA
- the queD gene encoding 6-carboxytetrahydropterin synthase QueD has product MFELKIEDHLAAAHNLREYEGECEALHGHNWKIEVVVRARELNSIGLAIDFRDIKSATTAVLDGLDHRYLNEVPPFDKVNPSSENIARYIYEEVGRRLSGTGAKIHKVTAWESEKACASYFEE; this is encoded by the coding sequence ATGTTTGAACTAAAGATAGAAGACCATCTCGCCGCCGCGCACAATCTGCGCGAGTATGAAGGCGAATGTGAAGCCCTTCACGGGCACAACTGGAAGATAGAGGTGGTAGTCCGGGCCAGGGAACTCAACAGCATAGGCCTCGCCATAGATTTTCGGGATATCAAGTCGGCTACCACGGCGGTCCTCGACGGCCTCGACCACCGTTACCTTAACGAGGTCCCTCCCTTCGACAAGGTGAACCCCTCTTCGGAAAACATCGCCAGATACATCTACGAGGAGGTCGGGAGGAGACTTTCCGGCACCGGGGCGAAAATCCACAAGGTTACCGCGTGGGAAAGCGAGAAGGCTTGTGCGAGTTACTTTGAAGAGTGA
- a CDS encoding GTP cyclohydrolase I FolE2: MKSDCEELVDIQSTSDHRRIEIDKVGVKNITYPVTLLDKAHGKQSTVATVNMYVGLPHHFKGTHMSRFVEVLNEHREGLRIGSFPKILEKMLDRLEAASAHIEMRFPYFAEKLAPVSRESSIMSYDCSFKGSLRDGKYDLLVGVTVPATSVCPCSKAISEAGAHNQRSLITLEVRFKEFVWIEDLITYVESKASCEVYSLLKRADEKYVTEKAYNNPKFVEDIVRDVAYGLLKDPNITWFSVEAENFESIHNHNAYALVEKWPDSIDRRKAG; this comes from the coding sequence TTGAAGAGTGATTGCGAAGAGCTTGTAGACATACAGAGCACCAGCGACCACCGGCGGATAGAGATCGACAAGGTAGGAGTAAAGAACATCACCTACCCCGTCACCCTGCTGGACAAGGCTCACGGCAAGCAGTCCACCGTGGCTACGGTGAACATGTACGTCGGGTTGCCCCACCACTTCAAGGGAACCCACATGAGCCGCTTCGTGGAGGTTTTAAACGAGCACCGCGAGGGGCTCAGAATCGGGAGTTTCCCGAAAATCCTCGAAAAGATGCTCGACCGGCTGGAAGCGGCCAGCGCGCACATAGAGATGCGCTTTCCCTATTTCGCTGAAAAGCTGGCGCCGGTGAGCAGGGAAAGCTCGATTATGTCCTACGACTGCTCCTTCAAGGGCTCGCTTCGGGACGGGAAGTACGATCTTCTCGTAGGCGTTACGGTGCCCGCGACCAGCGTATGCCCTTGCTCCAAGGCGATAAGCGAAGCCGGGGCTCACAACCAGAGGTCTCTCATCACCCTCGAAGTGCGTTTCAAGGAGTTCGTCTGGATTGAAGACCTGATTACCTACGTAGAGAGCAAGGCTTCCTGCGAGGTATACAGCCTCCTCAAGCGCGCCGACGAAAAGTACGTCACCGAAAAGGCTTACAACAATCCCAAGTTCGTGGAAGACATCGTGCGCGACGTGGCTTACGGGCTGCTCAAGGACCCGAACATCACGTGGTTCTCCGTCGAGGCCGAAAACTTCGAGTCTATCCACAATCATAACGCTTACGCCCTGGTGGAGAAGTGGCCGGACTCCATCGATCGAAGGAAAGCCGGATAG
- the ccsB gene encoding c-type cytochrome biogenesis protein CcsB, with product MVQNVINDKIFGAAMVIYLLASVAYLIYIVSRNKKIGTAATLITMAGFLVNTAAIGVRWVESYKLGFGYVPLSNMYESMVFFSWAIVLIYLVFEYFYGYKVIGVLATALGFISIALVSLTGVSSDIQPLVPALQSNWLTSHVVTCFVGYAAFGVSYVICILYLIRTRELKQTLMLSLHPLVLPLLVSLIKYGNIKPELIGEKSLGIMWGVSVLVGAIFFGLSLLFSKSEDMLPPLKVLDELSYKAVAVGFPLLTLGILTGAAWANYAWGTYWSWDPKETWSLITWFVYAAFLHARYSAGWRGKPLAWLSVVGFGAVIFTYWGVNYVLSGLHSYG from the coding sequence ATGGTCCAGAACGTTATTAACGACAAAATCTTCGGCGCTGCCATGGTCATATACCTCCTGGCCAGCGTCGCCTACCTGATTTACATCGTATCCAGAAACAAGAAAATCGGCACGGCAGCAACCCTTATCACTATGGCCGGGTTTCTGGTCAACACCGCCGCAATAGGCGTGCGCTGGGTCGAAAGCTACAAGCTGGGTTTCGGCTACGTTCCCCTCTCCAACATGTACGAGTCGATGGTCTTCTTTTCCTGGGCGATCGTTCTCATTTACCTGGTCTTCGAGTATTTTTACGGCTACAAAGTCATCGGCGTTCTGGCCACGGCCCTGGGATTCATCAGCATCGCGCTGGTTTCGCTTACCGGGGTATCGAGCGACATACAGCCGCTGGTTCCCGCGCTTCAGTCAAACTGGCTGACCTCTCACGTGGTTACCTGTTTCGTCGGTTACGCCGCTTTCGGCGTCTCCTACGTGATATGCATCCTCTATCTCATCCGCACCCGCGAGCTAAAGCAGACCCTGATGCTCTCGCTTCACCCGCTCGTTTTGCCCCTGCTGGTCTCCCTGATAAAGTACGGCAACATAAAGCCGGAACTGATCGGGGAGAAGAGCCTCGGCATAATGTGGGGCGTATCCGTCCTGGTCGGCGCTATTTTCTTCGGCCTCAGCCTTCTTTTCTCAAAGTCCGAAGATATGTTGCCCCCTCTCAAGGTTCTTGACGAACTTTCCTACAAGGCCGTCGCCGTCGGTTTCCCCCTCCTTACCCTTGGGATTCTTACCGGCGCGGCCTGGGCCAATTACGCCTGGGGAACCTACTGGAGCTGGGACCCGAAGGAAACCTGGTCACTCATAACCTGGTTCGTCTACGCGGCTTTTCTGCACGCCCGCTATTCCGCGGGCTGGCGCGGCAAGCCCCTTGCGTGGCTCTCCGTCGTCGGGTTCGGCGCGGTTATCTTCACCTACTGGGGAGTCAATTACGTTTTGAGCGGTCTTCACAGCTACGGTTGA
- a CDS encoding cytochrome C yields MKGRKMKRALVNLSIALVLIIGAAGFALAEEGCISGSCHDKMGKKKFIHGPMGAGQCAICHEQTAAKHPSKSGSKDFNLAFQGGKELCYGCHERTDQNPVVHKPIQKGDCIACHDPHESDAELMLKAATTSELCFTCHEKKMMGKAFMHGPVAAGDCNICHNPHSSAYPGLTEEKGTDLCLLCHLDRKEEFERKYVHGPVKEDCHKCHDSHGSDFEFMLYNKGKELCYLCHTRVKEIVENSAVQHTALKQGDCTNCHTPHSSNYPRQLKAPARDNCYVCHTDMGAMIAGAKNMHGPVQQNDCYACHDPHGSNFTQVLKKPFPETFYMPYKTENYALCFDCHNKDIALNQFTTKLTDFRNGDLNLHYLHVNKDPKGRSCKSCHEAHAGNQDKHIRKEVPFGAKWMLPVNFTKKSNGGTCVVGCHKPKDYDRVNPVTY; encoded by the coding sequence ATGAAAGGGAGGAAAATGAAGCGCGCTCTGGTGAATTTAAGTATCGCTCTGGTATTGATCATCGGTGCAGCAGGCTTCGCTCTGGCGGAGGAGGGGTGCATCAGCGGATCCTGCCACGACAAGATGGGCAAGAAGAAATTCATTCACGGCCCGATGGGCGCGGGGCAGTGCGCGATCTGTCACGAGCAGACGGCGGCCAAACACCCGTCCAAAAGCGGCTCCAAAGACTTCAACCTCGCTTTTCAGGGCGGCAAGGAGCTTTGCTACGGATGCCACGAAAGGACCGACCAGAACCCCGTGGTCCACAAACCCATCCAGAAGGGTGACTGCATAGCCTGTCACGATCCGCACGAGTCCGACGCCGAGCTTATGCTCAAGGCGGCCACGACCAGCGAGCTTTGCTTCACCTGCCACGAAAAGAAAATGATGGGCAAGGCCTTCATGCACGGCCCGGTCGCCGCGGGCGACTGCAACATCTGCCACAACCCCCATTCCTCGGCGTACCCCGGCCTGACCGAAGAAAAAGGCACGGACCTTTGTCTCCTTTGCCATCTCGACCGCAAGGAGGAGTTCGAGCGCAAATACGTTCACGGCCCCGTCAAGGAAGACTGCCACAAGTGCCACGACTCCCACGGCTCGGACTTCGAGTTCATGCTCTACAACAAGGGCAAGGAGCTTTGCTACCTCTGCCATACCCGAGTCAAGGAAATCGTGGAGAACTCCGCCGTGCAGCACACCGCGCTCAAGCAGGGCGACTGCACGAACTGCCACACTCCGCATTCCTCCAATTACCCCCGCCAGCTCAAGGCTCCGGCGAGGGATAACTGCTACGTCTGCCACACCGACATGGGCGCGATGATCGCCGGCGCGAAGAACATGCACGGCCCCGTCCAGCAGAACGACTGCTACGCCTGCCACGATCCGCACGGCTCCAACTTTACGCAGGTCTTGAAAAAGCCCTTCCCCGAGACCTTCTACATGCCGTACAAGACCGAAAACTACGCGCTTTGCTTCGATTGCCACAACAAGGACATAGCGCTGAACCAGTTCACGACCAAGTTGACGGACTTCCGTAACGGCGACCTCAACCTTCACTATCTCCACGTCAACAAAGATCCCAAGGGACGCAGCTGCAAGTCCTGCCACGAAGCCCACGCCGGCAATCAGGACAAGCACATCCGCAAGGAAGTTCCCTTCGGGGCCAAGTGGATGCTGCCCGTCAACTTCACAAAGAAGTCGAATGGCGGAACCTGCGTGGTCGGTTGCCACAAACCGAAAGATTACGACCGCGTAAATCCCGTCACCTACTAA
- a CDS encoding tetratricopeptide repeat protein encodes MKLNIPGLRWSYMVLACAIILTFGSAEAQAFRNVKTGDKTPSFKAVVAGGGGSVEYTPPTEEAIVLSFVRQGQDKSSDLVRDLARIDPALKAKIQVLVLVVNPGDGDPVAWAKGLGADFPILVDENEKNYGLFGIVVAPETAVIAPDGTLKNSFSGYTSSLKVSLENELRAVLGMATDEKAAKGAEVNISPERRKAMRELQEAKMQIKRKMKSKAAPKVKKAIEEDKTFVEAYLLLGDLLIEEAATLDEAEGAFKKVVELEPKNSMGKVGLARVKAKRGQYEEAAAELEKTAMVSPDSGMMYYYLGMMHEAAGKMDKAALAYRKALEKILEEKESKD; translated from the coding sequence ATGAAGCTTAATATTCCGGGACTCAGATGGTCCTATATGGTTTTGGCTTGTGCAATAATTCTCACGTTCGGCTCCGCCGAAGCGCAGGCTTTCCGCAACGTAAAGACGGGCGACAAGACGCCTTCCTTCAAAGCCGTCGTCGCCGGCGGCGGAGGCTCGGTGGAATACACGCCTCCCACGGAAGAGGCCATAGTGCTCTCTTTCGTCCGCCAGGGTCAGGACAAGTCGAGCGACCTGGTTCGCGACCTCGCAAGGATCGACCCCGCGTTAAAGGCGAAGATTCAGGTTCTGGTCCTCGTCGTAAATCCGGGAGACGGCGACCCGGTAGCCTGGGCAAAGGGGCTGGGGGCGGATTTCCCCATCCTCGTGGACGAAAACGAAAAGAATTACGGGCTCTTCGGCATAGTGGTAGCGCCGGAGACGGCCGTTATCGCTCCCGACGGCACGCTCAAAAACTCTTTCAGCGGCTACACCTCCTCCCTCAAGGTCTCGCTTGAAAACGAGCTTCGCGCCGTGCTCGGCATGGCCACCGACGAAAAGGCCGCGAAGGGCGCCGAGGTCAACATATCCCCCGAGCGAAGAAAAGCCATGCGCGAACTGCAGGAAGCCAAAATGCAGATCAAGCGCAAGATGAAGTCCAAGGCCGCGCCGAAGGTTAAAAAGGCGATCGAGGAGGACAAGACTTTTGTAGAAGCGTACCTGCTTCTGGGCGATCTTCTGATCGAAGAGGCCGCGACCCTCGACGAAGCGGAAGGGGCCTTTAAAAAGGTCGTCGAACTCGAACCGAAAAATTCGATGGGGAAGGTCGGCCTCGCCAGGGTAAAGGCCAAGAGGGGGCAGTACGAGGAGGCCGCCGCGGAACTGGAAAAGACGGCGATGGTAAGCCCCGACTCCGGAATGATGTACTACTACCTGGGGATGATGCACGAAGCGGCGGGAAAAATGGACAAGGCCGCGCTCGCCTATCGCAAGGCGCTCGAAAAGATACTTGAAGAAAAAGAATCCAAGGATTAA
- a CDS encoding 4Fe-4S binding protein, whose translation MRLRRFFQLGSSVGINSYFKGFTTQSVCQTQSKSICVPVLNCYACPSALFSCPIGTMQHFMVVHAIPYYVIGFLGLIGTAIGRMPCGTLCAFGYFQDLLYRLSSVKVRIPAFMRPFRYWVLVILVIVLPWMTAENWFSKLCPMGTLIGGLPWVTISTDVRSMIKDLFWIKVAMLIFFSVSAVVAKRPFCQIICPLGAFLGLFNRFSLIRLKWDADKCTHCKKCQELCPMDIAVWEGENTGHCIRCLDCTDCEAITACTVFTGARASAELREKPVPQETF comes from the coding sequence ATGCGACTTCGGCGTTTTTTCCAATTGGGCTCCTCGGTAGGCATCAACAGCTACTTCAAAGGGTTCACCACGCAATCCGTCTGCCAGACGCAGTCGAAATCCATCTGCGTTCCGGTGCTCAACTGCTACGCCTGCCCCTCGGCGCTGTTCTCCTGCCCGATAGGGACGATGCAGCACTTCATGGTCGTCCACGCCATACCCTACTACGTCATCGGCTTTCTCGGGCTCATAGGGACCGCCATCGGGCGCATGCCCTGCGGAACCCTCTGCGCCTTCGGCTATTTTCAGGATCTTCTCTACCGGCTCTCCTCCGTTAAGGTCCGCATTCCGGCCTTCATGCGTCCTTTCCGTTACTGGGTTCTGGTTATTCTGGTGATTGTCCTGCCCTGGATGACGGCGGAAAACTGGTTCTCGAAGCTGTGCCCGATGGGTACTCTCATCGGGGGCCTTCCCTGGGTCACGATAAGCACAGACGTCCGTTCGATGATAAAAGATCTTTTCTGGATAAAGGTCGCGATGCTCATCTTCTTCAGCGTCTCCGCCGTGGTGGCGAAGCGGCCCTTCTGCCAGATAATATGCCCGCTCGGCGCGTTTCTCGGCCTCTTCAACCGCTTTAGCCTGATACGGCTTAAGTGGGACGCCGACAAATGCACCCACTGCAAAAAATGTCAGGAGCTTTGTCCGATGGACATCGCCGTCTGGGAGGGCGAGAACACCGGCCACTGCATCAGGTGTCTGGATTGCACCGATTGCGAGGCGATAACGGCCTGCACCGTCTTCACCGGCGCCAGGGCTTCGGCGGAGCTTAGGGAAAAACCGGTTCCCCAGGAAACTTTTTGA
- a CDS encoding sensor histidine kinase: protein MPLSSSLNVKINVAIAAALVIVLGVSAYLTLSEQNRQAEENTKAKARLLTQAVTNIIRMDMESQNEKDLEKIIKVLGQFREIETLRIFSADGLILHSADSAETGSNIDELVMNVFMSGDMSKPFRSGVEDHRSMCRVEVMKNEPQCHRCHGKDTEIIGVLEVCLSMAAMDAQIERNARFMVISTLLTILVVSLCISLLTTAMVNRPISSLMSVMRKAQSGKLADRVELRSNDELGKLSESFNEMLSRLEIAENEMKRLHAEQMSRAERLASIGEMAASVAHEIKNPLAGLSGATQVLAGTFKEDDPRNEVLREMLKLTGRLDKTINDLLNFARVKPPEFGLVNPNDIIEEVLFFAGRDSRETPCEFVRKLDPRMMEIPLDSNQIQQVFLNLVINARQASKPHGKITVSSNVTPKGPLPDVVPHGEYVEVSISDEGSGISPEVVAEMFKPFYTTKVQGTGLGLSISRNIIESHGGIMGVVSKEGEGTTFFVWLRKNHEEVV, encoded by the coding sequence ATGCCCCTCTCCAGTTCGCTGAACGTAAAAATCAACGTCGCAATAGCGGCCGCGCTGGTCATAGTACTCGGCGTCTCGGCCTACCTTACCCTTTCCGAACAAAACAGGCAGGCCGAAGAGAACACCAAGGCCAAGGCGCGTCTCCTGACACAGGCGGTCACCAACATCATCCGCATGGACATGGAGAGCCAGAACGAAAAGGACCTCGAAAAGATAATAAAGGTCCTCGGGCAGTTCCGCGAGATAGAGACCCTCCGCATTTTCAGCGCCGACGGGCTGATACTCCACTCCGCCGACTCGGCGGAGACCGGCAGCAATATAGACGAACTGGTCATGAACGTCTTCATGAGCGGGGACATGTCAAAGCCCTTCCGTAGCGGCGTGGAGGATCACCGATCGATGTGCCGCGTCGAGGTGATGAAAAACGAGCCCCAGTGCCACCGCTGCCACGGCAAGGACACGGAAATAATCGGAGTCCTCGAAGTGTGCCTCTCGATGGCGGCGATGGACGCCCAGATCGAGCGCAACGCCCGCTTCATGGTCATCTCAACCCTGCTTACCATACTCGTGGTCTCTCTTTGCATCAGCCTCCTGACGACGGCGATGGTCAACAGGCCCATTTCCTCGCTTATGAGCGTCATGAGAAAAGCGCAATCCGGCAAGCTGGCCGATCGCGTCGAACTCAGATCCAACGACGAGCTCGGCAAGCTTTCGGAGTCCTTCAACGAGATGCTTTCGAGACTGGAAATAGCGGAAAACGAGATGAAGCGCCTTCACGCCGAGCAGATGAGCAGGGCGGAGCGCCTCGCCTCTATCGGCGAGATGGCGGCCAGCGTCGCCCATGAAATCAAGAACCCCCTCGCGGGGCTCTCCGGGGCGACGCAGGTTCTCGCGGGCACCTTCAAGGAGGACGATCCCAGAAACGAAGTCCTCCGAGAGATGCTCAAGCTCACCGGAAGGCTGGACAAGACGATCAACGACCTTCTGAACTTCGCCCGCGTCAAGCCGCCGGAATTCGGGTTGGTGAACCCCAACGACATCATCGAGGAGGTGCTCTTCTTCGCCGGGAGGGACTCCAGGGAAACCCCCTGCGAATTCGTGCGCAAGCTCGACCCCAGGATGATGGAGATACCGCTTGATTCCAACCAGATTCAGCAGGTCTTTTTAAACCTCGTCATAAACGCGAGGCAGGCCAGCAAGCCGCACGGAAAGATAACCGTCAGCTCAAACGTCACCCCGAAGGGGCCGCTTCCCGACGTGGTTCCCCACGGCGAATACGTCGAGGTTTCCATATCGGACGAGGGGAGCGGAATCAGCCCCGAGGTCGTCGCGGAAATGTTCAAACCCTTTTACACCACCAAAGTACAGGGCACCGGGCTGGGACTTTCTATCAGCAGGAATATAATCGAGTCGCACGGCGGTATAATGGGAGTTGTAAGCAAGGAGGGAGAGGGAACCACCTTCTTCGTCTGGCTTAGAAAAAATCATGAGGAGGTAGTCTGA